A genomic region of Chlorobaculum parvum NCIB 8327 contains the following coding sequences:
- the rpe gene encoding ribulose-phosphate 3-epimerase, translating to MPGKTTLLAPSILSADFTNLKASVELAEKAGADWMHCDVMDGVFVPNITFGPFIVKAIKQCTSLVIDTHLMIIDPDKYIEDFAKAGSDQITVHLEACPHLHRTIQFIKSFGVKAGVSINPATPVSLLEPVLADLDLVLLMSVNPGFGGQKFIPASVAKIANLDAMRMEMNPDMVIAVDGGITEENAAQVVEAGADSLIAGTAFFRAADPMAAARKLKGLE from the coding sequence ATGCCCGGAAAAACCACACTGCTTGCCCCGTCGATTCTCTCCGCAGACTTCACGAACCTGAAAGCCTCGGTCGAGCTTGCTGAAAAGGCCGGTGCCGACTGGATGCACTGCGATGTCATGGATGGCGTCTTCGTGCCGAACATCACGTTCGGCCCATTCATCGTCAAAGCCATCAAACAGTGCACAAGCCTGGTCATCGACACGCACCTGATGATTATCGATCCCGACAAGTATATCGAAGATTTTGCCAAGGCCGGTTCCGACCAGATCACCGTGCACCTCGAAGCGTGCCCGCACCTGCACCGCACCATCCAGTTCATCAAAAGCTTTGGCGTGAAGGCCGGCGTGTCGATCAACCCCGCAACTCCGGTTTCGCTGCTCGAACCGGTGCTTGCCGATCTCGACCTCGTGCTGCTGATGTCGGTCAACCCCGGCTTTGGCGGACAGAAGTTCATCCCGGCCTCAGTCGCCAAAATCGCCAATCTCGACGCGATGCGCATGGAGATGAACCCCGACATGGTGATCGCCGTCGATGGCGGCATTACCGAAGAGAACGCCGCACAGGTGGTTGAAGCTGGTGCCGACTCACTGATCGCAGGCACAGCATTCTTCCGCGCTGCCGACCCGATGGCAGCAGCTCGCAAGCTGAAAGGGCTGGAGTAA
- a CDS encoding BamA/TamA family outer membrane protein, with protein MQAWPVALLFLLLVMPSPLQAENDDAAREEQLASLPAVKSISIKGNKVLSTEEIREIMSTSTRDSFLGTGLFSGAPRPFKPEDFKKDITLIKKLYTFKGYFFADVDTTLVRNKRGDVKIDIRIKENQPTRIDSIRYSGLESVSEELQKRYFRRSRLKPQRIFSVETLIEERDRSLDFFRDYGYTFFNPDSIHITVDTLGLNAGIHFAMSLPERNAYGPTKVIVNDPLKQKKPATRTFVRDNVSVTVYGDQKFSPDIFPAAIAWEQGKLTSQSLEQRTLENFGTTNLFSSISVERDTLQAGTIPMTVRLEPAPKHLIEPKLLVDNRYGALFIGGAIAYENRNLFGAGQQFRISTNYGSQLSASTSYLSNLTSDQYDKVIPYEFSVKTNLVIPKIDRHGSYYSGTLEYSQSQLPILLKSRRELIRGTYSSQPTKNSRLNFDFFELEIVSKDSLRGFEQLFKTDLAERINIDPTDAVAVNRSLDSLLQTRLNQTFRVQYNYSNRHDASYRKKATWNLSVIAEESGGLLWLIDKYIDTSNHTGFTDSDPQIFGTSYNQYLKLDTQVAITKDLSPDRQIAARLALGWMTPYGKADDTPEDHRFYAGGSNSMRGWLFGTLGPGSCQSDATSNFGADIKTELGFEYRMKLFKLFGQPSGITLFTDAGNIWDRKGPYALTLRSIGRDFAWDWGAGLRLGSPIGPFRFDFAWKIHDPSNPRPWRISHTQLSDFTFNFGIGEAF; from the coding sequence TTGCAAGCGTGGCCAGTAGCGCTGCTCTTCCTGCTGCTCGTCATGCCGAGCCCCCTGCAGGCAGAGAACGACGACGCTGCTCGTGAAGAACAGCTCGCCTCGCTTCCTGCCGTCAAAAGCATCAGCATAAAAGGGAACAAGGTTCTCTCGACCGAAGAGATCAGGGAAATCATGTCCACCTCGACCCGTGACTCCTTTCTCGGGACAGGGCTTTTCAGCGGTGCCCCCCGGCCGTTCAAGCCCGAGGATTTCAAAAAGGACATCACCCTCATCAAAAAGCTCTACACCTTCAAAGGCTACTTTTTCGCCGATGTCGATACAACTCTCGTCCGCAACAAACGCGGCGATGTGAAGATCGATATCCGGATCAAGGAGAACCAGCCAACCCGCATCGACTCCATTCGCTATTCAGGTCTTGAATCGGTATCGGAGGAGCTGCAAAAGCGCTATTTCAGACGAAGCCGCCTGAAGCCGCAACGGATATTCTCGGTCGAAACACTCATTGAAGAGCGCGACCGCTCGCTCGACTTTTTCAGGGATTACGGCTACACCTTTTTCAATCCCGACAGCATCCACATCACGGTCGACACCCTCGGTCTGAATGCGGGCATTCACTTCGCGATGAGCCTTCCGGAACGGAACGCCTATGGGCCCACCAAGGTGATCGTCAACGATCCGCTCAAGCAAAAAAAGCCCGCAACCCGAACCTTCGTCAGGGATAACGTTTCGGTTACCGTTTACGGAGATCAGAAGTTTTCTCCCGACATTTTCCCGGCAGCCATCGCCTGGGAACAGGGCAAACTGACCAGCCAGTCCCTCGAACAGCGCACACTGGAGAATTTCGGGACAACGAACCTGTTCTCCTCAATTTCCGTGGAGCGAGACACCTTGCAGGCCGGAACCATCCCCATGACCGTCCGGCTTGAACCGGCCCCGAAACACCTGATCGAACCGAAGCTGCTGGTGGACAATCGTTACGGCGCCCTGTTCATCGGTGGGGCGATCGCTTACGAAAACCGAAACCTGTTCGGAGCAGGCCAGCAATTCCGGATTTCGACAAATTACGGCTCGCAGCTCTCGGCCTCCACCAGCTATCTGTCCAACCTTACGTCCGATCAGTACGACAAGGTCATTCCTTACGAGTTCAGCGTCAAGACGAACCTGGTGATCCCCAAAATCGACCGGCATGGTTCGTACTACTCCGGCACACTGGAATATTCGCAATCGCAGCTTCCGATACTGCTCAAAAGCCGGAGGGAGCTCATCAGGGGAACCTACAGCAGCCAGCCAACAAAAAATTCAAGGCTCAACTTTGACTTCTTCGAGCTTGAAATCGTCAGCAAGGATTCACTTCGCGGCTTCGAGCAACTCTTCAAAACCGACCTGGCCGAACGCATCAACATCGACCCAACCGATGCTGTTGCAGTGAACCGGAGTCTCGACAGTCTGCTTCAGACACGGCTGAACCAGACCTTCAGAGTGCAATACAACTACTCGAACCGCCACGACGCATCGTACCGCAAAAAAGCGACCTGGAACCTTTCGGTGATCGCCGAAGAGTCGGGCGGCCTTCTGTGGCTGATCGACAAGTACATCGACACGAGCAATCACACCGGCTTCACCGACTCTGATCCGCAAATTTTCGGCACCAGCTACAACCAGTACCTCAAGCTCGATACGCAGGTCGCCATCACCAAAGACCTGTCGCCAGACCGGCAGATCGCTGCGCGGCTCGCCCTCGGCTGGATGACTCCTTACGGCAAGGCTGACGACACCCCCGAAGATCACCGGTTCTACGCCGGCGGCTCGAACAGCATGCGGGGCTGGCTGTTTGGTACTCTCGGCCCTGGCAGTTGCCAGAGCGACGCCACCTCGAATTTCGGCGCGGACATCAAGACTGAACTCGGCTTCGAATACCGCATGAAGCTCTTCAAGCTGTTCGGGCAGCCTTCGGGCATCACCCTGTTCACCGACGCAGGCAACATCTGGGACAGGAAGGGCCCGTATGCCCTCACACTCAGGTCGATCGGACGCGACTTCGCCTGGGACTGGGGCGCCGGATTGCGGCTCGGCTCGCCCATCGGCCCCTTCAGATTCGACTTCGCCTGGAAAATCCATGATCCGTCAAATCCGAGGCCTTGGCGAATATCGCATACGCAATTGAGCGATTTCACCTTCAACTTCGGAATCGGAGAAGCTTTTTAA
- a CDS encoding DUF2795 domain-containing protein: MYWNLDLARYIADAPWPVTKDELIDYANRTGAPQQVIENIEGLPDSDEMYESLEEIWPDYPTDEDFGYSDEEPLS, translated from the coding sequence ATGTACTGGAATCTTGATCTTGCCCGATATATCGCCGATGCTCCCTGGCCGGTCACCAAAGATGAGCTGATCGATTACGCCAACAGAACAGGCGCCCCTCAGCAGGTCATCGAAAACATTGAAGGGCTGCCAGACAGCGACGAAATGTACGAAAGCCTCGAAGAGATCTGGCCCGATTACCCCACCGATGAAGATTTCGGATACAGCGACGAAGAACCGCTAAGCTGA
- the polA gene encoding DNA polymerase I has translation MMGDNQIDLFGASDPAPATPAQKKPERETGEKKKPGLYLLDGMAMVYRAFYALQQARMRTRDGVPTGAVFGFASSLLRIIEEYQPEYLAVAFDSPEKTFRHEKYEAYKANRPAPPDDLITQLADIRELIKAFGIPLVIMPGFEADDLIGTAARKFEDDCQVFIVTPDKDMSQLVHDGVRLLKPGKKQNEFELVGSREVAEQFGAPPEQFIDLLTLTGDTSDNIPGAKGIGPKTASSLLEEYGSLDNIYAHLDDLKPRARKSLEEFREIMPLVRELVTIRTDLDVPLTLDDLHSGKPDADALFALLRRLELKAIAARVPAALGIDPPAATATDGESDPEASEVSAEPTLIPAGEGSEYHLIDTEEAFGKLLEKLEQADSFSVDTETTSLDTFEAELAGISFSLEPGEAFFVYFGETGLDAKTTVAKLKPLLENPEIGKTGQNLKYDILVLKNYGVELQPVEFDTMLASYVLDPESRHNLDDMAALHLSRQTVKYDELVGTGKSAIGIFEVEPQKLSDYACQDADITLKLRGELAAKLEATPELLEVCRTLEFPLVRVLADMEHQGVSIDTEHLAKLAVKVNEELVGLTERIHEAAGETFNIDSPKQLGHILFDVLKLPTKKATKTGYSTNVQVLEELALLNPIAAEVLEYRSLQKLKGTYIEALPKLLHAATGRLHTSFNQSITATGRLSSSNPNLQNIPIRTDLGKEIRRAFIPSNPENLLLSADYSQIELRVAAELSGDPMLIEAFRNHEDIHAATARVIFDTDEVTSDMRRKAKEVNFGVLYGIQPFGLSQRLGIPQKEAKEIIDTYMAKYPGMFSALQTTVEEARKLGYVTTLMGRRRYVPDLNSPNGNIRKAAERVTMNTPIQGTAADIIKYAMCTISRRLKEERLNSVMLLQVHDELLFETPADEQSRLTELVEKCMVDAASKCGVRNVPVEVETGVGKNWLEAH, from the coding sequence ATGATGGGAGACAACCAGATCGATCTTTTCGGTGCTTCCGATCCGGCTCCGGCGACACCTGCACAAAAAAAACCTGAGAGAGAGACCGGTGAAAAGAAAAAGCCAGGCCTTTACCTGCTCGATGGCATGGCAATGGTTTACCGCGCCTTCTACGCCCTGCAGCAGGCTCGGATGCGCACCCGGGATGGCGTTCCGACCGGCGCGGTGTTCGGCTTCGCCTCCAGCCTGTTGCGCATCATCGAGGAGTACCAACCCGAGTACCTCGCCGTGGCGTTCGACAGCCCGGAAAAGACTTTCCGCCACGAAAAATATGAAGCCTACAAAGCCAACCGCCCCGCACCGCCGGACGACCTCATCACACAGCTTGCGGACATTCGCGAGCTGATCAAGGCGTTCGGTATTCCGCTGGTCATCATGCCAGGCTTCGAGGCGGACGACCTGATCGGCACGGCAGCACGAAAGTTCGAGGACGACTGCCAAGTCTTCATCGTCACGCCGGATAAAGATATGTCGCAGCTCGTGCACGACGGCGTGCGCCTGCTCAAGCCCGGCAAAAAGCAGAACGAGTTCGAACTGGTCGGAAGCCGCGAAGTTGCCGAGCAGTTCGGAGCGCCTCCGGAGCAGTTCATCGATCTTTTGACGCTCACGGGCGACACCTCGGACAACATCCCCGGAGCGAAGGGCATCGGCCCCAAAACCGCATCCAGCCTGCTTGAAGAGTACGGCTCGCTCGACAACATCTACGCCCACCTCGACGACCTCAAGCCCCGCGCGCGCAAAAGCCTCGAAGAGTTCCGGGAGATCATGCCGCTGGTTCGGGAGCTGGTGACAATCCGCACCGATCTTGACGTGCCGCTCACGCTCGACGACCTGCACAGCGGCAAACCCGACGCCGATGCGCTGTTCGCACTGCTGCGTCGGCTGGAGCTGAAAGCGATCGCCGCCCGCGTACCCGCCGCGCTCGGCATCGATCCTCCGGCTGCAACGGCAACAGACGGCGAAAGCGATCCCGAAGCGTCAGAGGTCTCTGCCGAGCCAACGCTCATCCCGGCGGGCGAGGGATCGGAGTATCACCTTATCGACACCGAGGAGGCATTCGGCAAGCTGCTCGAAAAGCTCGAACAGGCCGATAGCTTCTCGGTCGATACCGAAACCACAAGCCTCGACACCTTCGAGGCGGAGCTGGCGGGAATCTCCTTTTCACTCGAACCGGGCGAGGCCTTCTTTGTCTATTTCGGCGAGACGGGACTTGATGCAAAAACGACCGTCGCAAAACTGAAGCCGCTGCTTGAAAATCCGGAAATCGGCAAGACCGGCCAGAATCTGAAGTATGACATCCTCGTGCTGAAGAATTATGGCGTGGAGCTTCAGCCGGTCGAGTTCGACACCATGCTCGCCAGCTACGTGCTCGACCCCGAGTCACGGCACAACCTCGATGACATGGCCGCGCTGCATCTCAGCCGCCAGACGGTGAAATATGACGAGCTGGTCGGAACGGGCAAATCGGCCATCGGCATCTTCGAGGTCGAACCGCAGAAGCTGTCGGACTACGCGTGTCAGGACGCCGACATCACCCTCAAGCTGCGCGGCGAGCTGGCCGCAAAGCTCGAAGCAACGCCCGAGCTACTCGAAGTTTGCCGAACGCTCGAATTCCCGCTGGTGCGGGTGCTGGCTGACATGGAGCACCAGGGCGTCTCCATCGACACGGAGCACCTCGCCAAGCTCGCCGTCAAAGTCAATGAGGAGTTGGTCGGGCTGACCGAACGCATCCACGAAGCGGCCGGCGAGACCTTCAACATCGACTCTCCCAAGCAACTCGGCCACATCCTGTTCGATGTGCTGAAGCTGCCTACCAAAAAAGCCACCAAAACCGGCTATTCGACCAACGTGCAGGTGCTCGAAGAGCTGGCGCTGCTGAATCCTATCGCCGCTGAAGTGCTCGAATACCGGAGCCTGCAGAAGCTGAAAGGCACCTACATCGAAGCGTTACCGAAGCTGCTCCATGCCGCAACCGGCAGACTGCACACCTCCTTCAACCAGTCGATCACGGCCACCGGGCGGCTCTCGTCATCGAATCCGAACCTGCAGAACATCCCGATCCGTACCGACCTCGGCAAGGAGATTCGCCGCGCCTTCATCCCGTCGAATCCGGAAAACCTGCTGCTCTCGGCGGACTATTCGCAGATCGAGCTGCGCGTCGCCGCCGAACTGTCGGGGGACCCGATGCTGATCGAAGCGTTCCGCAACCACGAGGATATCCACGCAGCAACCGCACGGGTCATTTTCGACACCGACGAGGTGACATCCGACATGCGCCGCAAGGCCAAGGAGGTCAACTTCGGCGTACTCTACGGCATCCAACCATTCGGCCTGTCGCAACGCCTTGGCATTCCGCAGAAAGAGGCCAAGGAGATCATCGACACCTACATGGCGAAATATCCCGGCATGTTCTCCGCACTCCAGACCACCGTCGAAGAGGCCCGAAAGCTCGGCTACGTCACCACGCTCATGGGCCGCCGCCGTTACGTGCCCGACCTGAACAGCCCCAACGGCAACATCCGCAAGGCAGCCGAGCGCGTCACCATGAACACGCCGATCCAGGGCACGGCCGCGGACATCATCAAATACGCCATGTGCACCATCAGCCGTCGCCTGAAAGAGGAGCGCCTGAACTCAGTCATGCTGTTGCAGGTGCACGATGAATTGCTGTTCGAAACCCCTGCGGATGAACAGTCCAGACTGACAGAGCTGGTCGAAAAGTGCATGGTCGATGCGGCCTCGAAATGCGGGGTACGCAACGTTCCGGTGGAGGTTGAAACCGGCGTCGGAAAAAACTGGCTGGAGGCCCATTAG
- the pheA gene encoding prephenate dehydratase, which produces MTNRLIAYQGEPGAYSEIAALRFGEPKPCESFDDVFTAVTDGEADYAAIPIENSLGGSIHQNYDLLLRRPVVILAETFVKVEHCLLGLPGSSVERATKAMSHPQALAQCHNFFATHPNVKAEATYDTAGSAKMVAEQGDPTALAIASKRAGELYGLEILKENLADEEWNITRFFCIAREDNEAGLSGLLNQPDMANPKTSIVFSLHNEQGSLYKALATLAHRGIDLTKIESRPSRKKAFEYLFYADFIGHHDDPLIQRALDNLREFAPMLKVLGSYGVVPA; this is translated from the coding sequence ATGACAAACAGGTTGATCGCTTATCAGGGCGAACCTGGCGCGTACAGTGAAATTGCCGCGCTGCGGTTCGGAGAACCCAAGCCTTGCGAAAGCTTCGACGATGTCTTCACTGCAGTGACCGATGGGGAGGCCGACTACGCGGCCATTCCCATCGAGAACTCGCTCGGCGGCAGCATTCATCAGAACTACGACCTCCTGCTTCGCCGCCCTGTGGTCATTCTTGCTGAAACCTTCGTCAAGGTCGAACACTGCCTGCTCGGCCTGCCCGGCAGCTCGGTGGAACGGGCCACGAAGGCGATGTCGCACCCGCAGGCGCTGGCACAGTGCCACAACTTTTTCGCCACCCACCCGAATGTGAAAGCCGAGGCGACCTATGACACCGCCGGAAGCGCCAAGATGGTAGCCGAACAAGGCGACCCGACGGCACTCGCCATCGCTTCGAAACGGGCCGGGGAACTTTACGGACTGGAGATTTTAAAGGAGAACCTGGCCGACGAGGAGTGGAACATCACCCGCTTCTTCTGCATCGCCCGCGAAGACAACGAGGCAGGACTTTCCGGCCTCTTGAACCAGCCCGACATGGCAAACCCGAAGACTTCGATCGTCTTTTCGCTGCACAACGAACAGGGATCACTTTACAAGGCGCTGGCCACGCTGGCGCACCGGGGCATCGACCTGACCAAGATCGAGTCGCGCCCCTCACGAAAAAAGGCTTTCGAGTACCTCTTCTATGCCGATTTCATTGGCCACCACGACGATCCGCTTATCCAGCGCGCGCTCGATAACCTCCGGGAATTCGCACCGATGCTCAAAGTCCTCGGCAGCTACGGAGTGGTGCCTGCATGA
- a CDS encoding YebC/PmpR family DNA-binding transcriptional regulator encodes MSGHSKWATIKRKKAATDQKRGNLFTKLVKEITIAAKMGGGDPSGNPRLRLAIDTARANSMPMDNIQRAIKKGTGELEGATYEEITYEGYGPGGIAIIIETATDNRNRTVADIRHLMSRSGGSLGENGSVGWMFNRKGSIEVPKSAISEDDLMELLLDAGLEELESDDEQYYTVLTDVKDLEPVKKALEEAEIPFENAKMDMIPDNYVELDVEDARKALKLIDALENSDDAQAVYSNMDISESVMSALEEE; translated from the coding sequence ATGTCAGGACACAGTAAATGGGCGACCATCAAGCGCAAAAAGGCCGCCACCGATCAGAAGAGAGGAAATCTGTTCACCAAGCTCGTCAAGGAGATCACCATCGCAGCCAAAATGGGCGGCGGCGATCCGTCGGGCAACCCGCGTCTGAGGCTCGCCATCGATACGGCACGTGCCAACTCGATGCCGATGGACAACATCCAGCGCGCCATCAAGAAGGGTACCGGTGAACTGGAAGGCGCGACCTATGAAGAGATTACCTACGAAGGCTACGGCCCCGGCGGTATCGCGATCATCATCGAGACTGCGACCGACAACCGCAACCGCACCGTGGCCGACATCCGCCACCTGATGAGTCGCAGCGGCGGATCGCTCGGCGAGAACGGCAGCGTCGGCTGGATGTTCAATCGCAAGGGTTCCATCGAGGTGCCAAAGTCGGCTATCTCCGAGGACGACCTGATGGAACTGCTGCTTGACGCAGGCCTCGAAGAGCTGGAGAGCGACGACGAACAGTACTACACGGTGCTGACCGACGTGAAGGATCTGGAGCCGGTCAAGAAGGCGCTCGAAGAGGCGGAGATTCCGTTCGAGAATGCCAAGATGGACATGATTCCGGACAACTACGTCGAGCTCGATGTCGAGGATGCCCGCAAGGCGCTCAAGCTGATCGATGCGCTCGAAAACAGCGACGACGCCCAGGCTGTGTACAGCAACATGGACATCAGCGAAAGCGTCATGAGCGCGCTTGAAGAAGAGTAA
- the ruvC gene encoding crossover junction endodeoxyribonuclease RuvC: MIVLGVDPGSRKTGYGVIAEAEGRLSVLGCGLIRPAASGTLHERIGQLCSGLEEVIANMKPEAVALETAFVGRNVRSALILGQVRGAVLATVIKLGLPVREYAPREIKLAVTGTGAARKEQVASMLPRLLGLEEAPKPLDVTDALGIAYCDLSRGASLTGHCGMTGSGKSRSKGWAAFVDAHPELLA; the protein is encoded by the coding sequence ATGATTGTGCTGGGCGTTGATCCGGGCAGTCGCAAGACCGGCTATGGCGTGATCGCCGAAGCGGAGGGGCGTCTCTCGGTGCTCGGTTGCGGGCTTATTCGTCCCGCCGCTTCCGGAACGCTGCACGAACGGATCGGCCAGCTCTGTTCAGGACTCGAAGAGGTGATCGCAAACATGAAGCCCGAAGCGGTTGCGCTTGAAACCGCGTTTGTCGGGCGCAACGTCCGGAGCGCGCTGATTCTCGGTCAGGTGCGGGGCGCGGTGCTCGCCACGGTGATAAAGCTCGGATTGCCCGTGCGTGAATATGCGCCGAGGGAGATCAAGCTTGCGGTGACCGGCACCGGCGCCGCGCGCAAAGAGCAGGTTGCGTCGATGTTGCCTCGGTTGCTGGGGCTCGAAGAAGCGCCGAAGCCGCTTGATGTCACCGACGCGCTTGGCATCGCATATTGCGATCTTTCAAGAGGTGCTTCCCTGACTGGTCACTGCGGCATGACCGGGAGCGGAAAAAGCCGAAGCAAGGGATGGGCAGCCTTCGTGGACGCACATCCTGAACTGTTGGCGTGA
- a CDS encoding CDP-alcohol phosphatidyltransferase family protein, producing the protein MQGHIFNLPNSLSFLRILLIPWFIYYLDAGQTSTAVIIMFIALLTDWLDGQTARWTNEVSDMGKILDPLADKLCLASVALYYLWKGELPIWFVAFVVFRDLVIFFGAAWIRHRHNVLTTSLWPGKWAVGFVSMMFITMVWPLPIFQKWPLKEFFMYLSAATLLYSFIEYCVRFYRIQKGLDFKS; encoded by the coding sequence GTGCAGGGACATATCTTCAATCTTCCCAATTCTTTGAGCTTCCTGAGGATTCTGCTGATTCCCTGGTTCATCTACTATCTGGATGCGGGCCAGACGTCAACCGCGGTGATTATCATGTTCATCGCGCTGCTCACCGACTGGCTCGATGGCCAGACGGCCCGCTGGACCAACGAAGTGTCCGACATGGGCAAGATTCTCGATCCGCTTGCCGACAAGCTCTGCCTGGCCAGCGTCGCCCTCTATTACCTTTGGAAAGGTGAGCTTCCGATCTGGTTTGTGGCGTTCGTGGTGTTTCGTGATCTGGTGATTTTTTTCGGCGCGGCCTGGATTCGTCACCGGCACAACGTGCTCACCACTTCGCTCTGGCCTGGAAAGTGGGCCGTCGGATTTGTGTCGATGATGTTTATCACGATGGTCTGGCCGCTTCCCATCTTCCAGAAATGGCCGCTCAAGGAGTTCTTCATGTACCTTTCGGCCGCGACGCTGTTGTACTCATTTATCGAGTATTGCGTCCGTTTCTACCGTATTCAGAAGGGGCTCGACTTCAAAAGCTGA
- a CDS encoding bifunctional UDP-3-O-[3-hydroxymyristoyl] N-acetylglucosamine deacetylase/3-hydroxyacyl-ACP dehydratase → MLINQRTIQGDVSLTGTGLHTGRECTITFKPAPVNTGYIFVRNDIDDCPEIPALIDHVVDVLRGTTIGIGDVKVHTTEHVLAALYGLQIDNCRIELSGPEPPVLDGSAHPFAEAILSAGIAEQDEPKNYLVIDETIEFHNPEKSVDIVALPLDGFRMTVMVDYKNPALGSQHSGLFDLDKEFLREFSPCRTFCFLSEVEAMANQGIIKGADIDNAVVIVDKQLDETEVQTLADKVGVDASHLVLGQNGILNNRELRFTNEPARHKLLDLLGDLALLGMPVKAQILAARPGHASNVEFVKQLKKYADRNKLARQYQHEKKAGVIFDINAIQNILPHRYPFLLIDKIVEFKLDEKIVSIKNVTMNEPFFQGHFPGNPVMPGVLIIEAMAQTGGIMMLNGKENIKESVVFFMGIDKARFRKPVLPGDTLVIEAVMTNMRRTVCQFDAKAYVRGELVCEASLMATVMDKKN, encoded by the coding sequence ATGCTCATCAATCAGCGTACCATCCAGGGCGACGTTTCGCTCACGGGAACCGGGCTCCACACCGGCCGGGAGTGCACCATCACCTTCAAACCCGCACCGGTCAACACCGGCTATATTTTCGTCAGGAACGACATTGATGATTGCCCGGAAATTCCGGCGCTGATCGATCACGTCGTCGATGTGCTCCGTGGCACCACCATCGGCATCGGCGATGTCAAGGTACACACCACCGAGCACGTGCTTGCCGCCCTGTACGGTTTGCAGATCGACAACTGCCGCATCGAACTCAGCGGGCCTGAACCGCCGGTGCTCGACGGCAGCGCCCATCCCTTCGCAGAAGCGATTCTTTCCGCAGGCATCGCCGAGCAGGATGAACCGAAAAACTATCTCGTGATCGACGAGACCATCGAGTTCCACAATCCGGAAAAGAGCGTGGACATCGTGGCCCTGCCGCTTGACGGCTTCCGCATGACGGTAATGGTCGATTACAAAAATCCGGCGCTCGGCTCGCAGCACTCCGGCCTGTTTGATCTCGACAAGGAGTTTCTGCGCGAGTTCTCCCCATGCCGCACCTTCTGCTTCCTCTCGGAGGTAGAAGCGATGGCCAACCAGGGCATCATCAAGGGTGCGGATATTGACAACGCCGTCGTGATCGTTGACAAGCAGCTCGATGAAACCGAGGTGCAGACGCTTGCCGACAAGGTTGGCGTGGACGCTTCGCACCTGGTGCTCGGCCAGAACGGCATCCTGAACAACCGCGAACTGCGCTTCACCAACGAACCGGCCCGCCACAAACTGCTCGACCTGCTCGGCGACTTGGCACTGCTCGGGATGCCGGTCAAGGCGCAGATCCTCGCCGCCCGTCCCGGCCACGCCTCGAACGTCGAATTCGTCAAGCAGCTCAAGAAGTACGCCGACCGCAACAAGCTTGCCCGCCAGTACCAGCACGAGAAAAAAGCTGGCGTCATTTTCGACATCAACGCCATCCAGAACATCCTGCCGCATCGCTACCCGTTCCTTCTGATCGACAAGATCGTCGAGTTCAAGCTCGACGAAAAGATCGTTTCGATCAAGAACGTCACGATGAACGAGCCGTTCTTCCAGGGCCACTTCCCCGGCAACCCGGTGATGCCCGGCGTGCTCATCATCGAGGCGATGGCGCAGACCGGTGGTATCATGATGCTCAACGGCAAGGAGAACATCAAGGAATCGGTGGTCTTCTTCATGGGCATCGACAAGGCGCGGTTCCGCAAACCGGTACTTCCCGGCGACACGCTGGTTATCGAAGCGGTCATGACCAACATGCGCCGCACGGTCTGCCAGTTCGACGCCAAAGCCTACGTACGTGGCGAGCTCGTCTGCGAAGCCTCGCTGATGGCGACGGTCATGGACAAGAAAAACTGA